A part of Thermotoga petrophila RKU-1 genomic DNA contains:
- a CDS encoding polyprenyl synthetase family protein: protein MKKEKVEERIREILRPGWDLLTEEAMLYSATVGGKRIRPLLVLTLGEDLGVEEEKLLDVAVAVELFHTASLIHDDLPPIDNADFRRGKPSCHRTYGEDIALLAGDGLFFLAFSQISKIGNSKIFEEFSETAYKLLLGEAMDVEFERRKMEISQEMVERMYAFKTGALFAFCFSAPFILKEKDHTKMKLLGEKFGVAFQIYDDLKDILGSFEKVGKDLGKDTEKVTLVKKVGIQKAREMADKYYEEVLKGIESEGLFRTLFLLKELKQMVEER, encoded by the coding sequence ATGAAGAAGGAGAAAGTTGAAGAAAGAATACGCGAGATTTTGAGGCCTGGATGGGATCTTCTCACAGAAGAAGCCATGCTGTACTCCGCGACGGTTGGAGGAAAGAGGATCCGTCCTCTCCTCGTCTTGACACTGGGTGAGGATTTGGGAGTGGAAGAGGAAAAGCTTCTCGATGTGGCGGTGGCCGTTGAACTCTTTCACACGGCTTCTCTGATACACGATGATCTTCCCCCAATAGATAACGCGGATTTTCGAAGAGGGAAGCCTTCTTGTCATAGGACCTATGGTGAAGATATCGCCCTTCTTGCGGGAGATGGTCTGTTCTTCCTCGCTTTTTCTCAGATATCTAAAATCGGAAATTCAAAGATTTTTGAAGAGTTTTCGGAAACGGCCTACAAACTTCTTTTGGGGGAAGCGATGGATGTGGAATTCGAAAGAAGAAAGATGGAAATCTCGCAGGAGATGGTGGAGAGAATGTACGCTTTCAAAACGGGAGCGCTATTTGCCTTCTGTTTCTCAGCTCCATTTATCCTGAAAGAAAAGGATCACACCAAGATGAAACTCCTCGGAGAGAAGTTCGGGGTGGCTTTCCAGATATACGACGATCTGAAAGACATTCTTGGATCTTTCGAAAAGGTGGGAAAGGACCTCGGAAAAGACACAGAAAAAGTGACGCTTGTGAAAAAGGTGGGGATTCAGAAAGCTCGTGAGATGGCCGATAAGTATTATGAAGAAGTTTTGAAAGGTATCGAATCAGAAGGTCTCTTTCGCACGCTGTTTCTTCTGAAAGAACTCAAACAGATGGTGGAGGAGAGATGA
- a CDS encoding bifunctional nuclease family protein, whose translation MRKAWVKTLALDRVSNTPVVILGIEGTNRVLPIWIGACEGHALALAMEKMEFPRPLTHDLLLSVLESLEARVDKVIIHSLKDNTFYATLVIRDLTYTDEEDEEAALIDIDSRPSDAIILAVKTGAPIFVSDNLVEKHSIELEVNETQDEEEEFKKFVENLNIDTFKQMIEKKREEDEEGES comes from the coding sequence TTGAGGAAGGCATGGGTGAAGACTCTGGCGCTCGATAGAGTGAGTAACACGCCAGTAGTTATTCTCGGCATTGAAGGTACAAATAGAGTGCTTCCCATCTGGATAGGAGCGTGTGAAGGGCATGCTCTGGCCCTCGCGATGGAGAAGATGGAGTTTCCGCGTCCTCTGACTCACGATCTCCTTTTGAGTGTTCTTGAATCTCTCGAAGCACGCGTGGATAAGGTGATCATTCACTCTTTGAAGGATAACACCTTCTACGCAACCCTCGTGATAAGAGATCTCACGTACACGGACGAGGAAGATGAAGAGGCTGCTTTGATAGATATCGATTCCAGACCTTCCGATGCGATCATACTCGCTGTGAAGACCGGGGCACCCATTTTCGTATCGGACAATCTGGTGGAGAAACACTCTATCGAGTTGGAAGTAAACGAAACACAGGACGAGGAAGAGGAATTCAAGAAGTTCGTTGAAAATCTGAACATAGATACGTTCAAACAGATGATAGAAAAGAAGAGGGAAGAAGATGAAGAAGGAGAAAGTTGA
- the rdgB gene encoding RdgB/HAM1 family non-canonical purine NTP pyrophosphatase yields the protein MKKLTVYLATTNPHKVEEIKMIAPEWMEILPSPEKIEVVEDGETFLENSVKKAVVYGKKLKHPVMADDSGLVIYSLGGFPGVMSARFMEEHSYKEKMRTILKMLEGKDRRAAFVCSATFFDPVENTLISVEDRVEGRIANEIRGTGGFGYDPFFIPDGYDKTFGEIPHLKEKISHRSKAFRKLFSVLEKILESENR from the coding sequence ATGAAAAAACTGACCGTCTACCTTGCAACGACGAATCCGCACAAAGTTGAAGAAATAAAGATGATCGCTCCAGAATGGATGGAGATTCTGCCCTCTCCCGAAAAAATCGAAGTAGTCGAGGACGGTGAAACGTTTCTGGAAAACTCCGTGAAAAAGGCCGTGGTCTACGGGAAAAAACTCAAACATCCTGTGATGGCGGACGATTCCGGACTGGTCATCTATTCCCTGGGAGGATTCCCCGGTGTCATGTCTGCCCGGTTCATGGAGGAACATTCCTACAAAGAGAAGATGAGAACCATACTGAAGATGCTTGAAGGAAAAGATAGAAGAGCTGCTTTCGTGTGCAGTGCTACCTTTTTCGATCCTGTGGAAAACACCCTTATTTCTGTTGAAGACAGAGTAGAAGGCCGAATAGCCAACGAAATAAGAGGGACAGGCGGTTTCGGATACGATCCGTTCTTCATACCGGATGGATACGATAAGACCTTCGGCGAAATTCCTCATCTCAAAGAAAAAATCAGTCACAGATCAAAGGCCTTCAGAAAGCTCTTTTCGGTTCTTGAGAAGATCTTAGAATCAGAAAACCGGTGA
- the lgt gene encoding prolipoprotein diacylglyceryl transferase, with translation MKKILAFLSIAAGSTLFFVFLFIFLSKVFSGEILLSRYIFRIGGFELRWYSTLILTGFLISYFVARKRAKNEGINLEEFDELIFYGVIAGIVGARLYYVLFNLKYYRSLWDALKIWEGGLAIHGAVIGALLTGFLYVRLKKPSFTFLQATDLFTSVLPLGQAIGRWGNFFNYEAFGVPTNLPWKMFVPEPYRPVVYKDYSFFHPTFLYESIWDLLVFFMLSVYFKRYRKRHGEVTCLYFVLYSLGRIVIERLRVDSLMIGNIKAAQLLSAVLILLGFTGFLILRSSQEPKRAF, from the coding sequence ATGAAAAAAATCCTCGCCTTTCTCTCAATTGCTGCTGGATCGACGCTTTTCTTCGTTTTTCTGTTTATTTTTCTATCAAAGGTTTTCAGCGGAGAAATTCTGCTCAGCAGGTACATATTTCGAATCGGCGGTTTTGAACTCAGATGGTATTCCACTTTGATCCTCACGGGCTTTTTGATCAGCTACTTTGTGGCAAGAAAGAGAGCGAAGAATGAAGGCATAAACTTGGAAGAATTCGATGAGCTCATTTTCTATGGAGTGATAGCCGGTATTGTTGGAGCGCGCCTTTATTATGTCTTGTTCAATTTGAAGTATTACAGAAGTTTGTGGGATGCTTTGAAGATCTGGGAAGGAGGACTTGCCATACATGGAGCTGTGATTGGTGCTCTTCTCACAGGCTTCTTGTATGTTCGATTGAAAAAGCCTTCCTTCACTTTTTTGCAGGCAACAGACTTGTTCACCTCCGTATTGCCGCTGGGGCAGGCGATAGGAAGATGGGGAAACTTCTTCAACTACGAGGCATTCGGTGTTCCCACGAACCTTCCGTGGAAAATGTTTGTGCCAGAGCCCTACAGACCCGTTGTGTACAAAGATTATTCCTTTTTTCATCCTACGTTTCTTTATGAGTCCATATGGGATCTGCTGGTGTTTTTCATGTTGAGTGTTTATTTCAAAAGGTACAGGAAAAGGCACGGCGAAGTAACGTGCCTCTATTTTGTCCTCTACTCACTTGGAAGAATCGTGATAGAGAGATTGAGGGTCGATAGCCTCATGATTGGAAACATAAAAGCTGCTCAGCTGCTGAGTGCCGTGCTGATTCTCCTGGGATTCACCGGTTTTCTGATTCTAAGATCTTCTCAAGAACCGAAAAGAGCTTTCTGA
- a CDS encoding DUF370 domain-containing protein — MSFVSFGRKVFLPRERVIAVMPISTSVEKRLKNVDFYANKIINATFGKQARTAVVMDSGHVVLIPTRYKIALRVIWGRRRK; from the coding sequence GTGAGTTTTGTTTCCTTTGGAAGAAAGGTGTTTCTTCCAAGAGAAAGAGTGATAGCCGTTATGCCTATCAGTACTTCTGTGGAAAAGAGGCTCAAGAACGTGGATTTTTACGCGAACAAAATAATAAACGCGACGTTTGGAAAACAAGCAAGAACCGCGGTAGTTATGGATAGTGGACATGTTGTACTCATTCCTACCAGATACAAAATAGCACTGAGGGTTATCTGGGGGCGGAGAAGAAAATGA
- a CDS encoding flavin reductase family protein gives MDALGKLYTSTAIVTVNVEGKLNGITVAWVTRVSWQPPMVAVSIGKTRYTRELMDRTDSFAVCILGKDAKEIAEYFGTVSGRNTDKFKKYPYTMSEGNLPIPEGTIAYIECDKTGQFEAGDHIVYIGTVRRQKVLKDEPPLIFGEHELL, from the coding sequence ATGGATGCTCTGGGAAAACTTTACACCTCGACCGCTATAGTAACCGTGAACGTGGAAGGGAAACTCAACGGGATCACTGTAGCGTGGGTGACGAGAGTTTCCTGGCAACCTCCCATGGTGGCCGTTTCGATAGGAAAAACCAGATACACAAGAGAACTCATGGACAGGACAGATTCCTTTGCTGTGTGCATTCTCGGAAAAGACGCAAAAGAAATAGCTGAATACTTCGGAACTGTTTCTGGCAGAAACACAGACAAATTCAAAAAATATCCCTACACGATGAGCGAAGGGAACCTTCCCATTCCAGAAGGAACAATCGCTTACATTGAGTGCGACAAGACTGGACAGTTTGAAGCGGGGGATCACATCGTCTACATCGGAACTGTGCGAAGGCAGAAAGTACTGAAAGATGAGCCTCCTCTCATATTCGGAGAACACGAACTGTTGTGA
- a CDS encoding alkaline phosphatase has translation MKRLFTLILISLLVALAFSQVKNVIYLIGDGMGLSQVYLTSMLEGRPLSFMKTPYIGLVKTHSANSWVTDSAAAGTALASGFKTNNGMINILPDGTVVPTIFEVAKTYGVRTGIVVTCRVTHATPAAFYAHVKSRDEENEIARQLVENETVDVVMGGGWANFLPKDLGGKRDDNLNLIELAKEKGYIYVKTREELSKISADSDKILALFAPSHLDPASSRKEQPMLYEMVEKALEILSKDDEPFFLMVEGSQIDWEAHDNDIYGVWKEVVEFDKAVQVALDFALKRGDTLVIVTADHETGGLGLSSGDYRVDVDKIRNFKKTTDWIMANYSPKDREKFKKAIEEYFGLTLSDEDLNRISMSKNPKIELGRILGEKVSVGWTTTTHSGTPVPIFAFGPGAENFTGFLDNTEIPRIIMKLTGYSLQYPLLKEPVTK, from the coding sequence ATGAAAAGGCTTTTTACACTGATACTGATTTCCCTGCTGGTCGCGCTCGCTTTTTCTCAGGTGAAGAACGTTATCTACCTCATTGGAGACGGTATGGGTCTTTCTCAAGTCTATCTCACCAGCATGCTCGAAGGAAGACCCCTCTCGTTCATGAAGACTCCTTACATCGGACTTGTGAAGACACACTCCGCAAACAGCTGGGTGACTGATTCCGCAGCAGCGGGCACAGCGCTGGCATCGGGGTTCAAAACGAACAACGGTATGATCAACATTCTCCCCGATGGAACGGTGGTACCCACTATCTTCGAAGTGGCAAAGACCTACGGAGTTCGAACGGGTATCGTTGTTACCTGCAGAGTAACACATGCGACGCCGGCTGCTTTCTACGCACACGTTAAAAGTAGAGATGAAGAGAACGAAATAGCAAGACAACTCGTTGAGAATGAAACAGTCGATGTGGTGATGGGGGGAGGTTGGGCAAACTTTCTTCCCAAGGATCTCGGTGGAAAACGAGATGACAACCTCAACTTGATTGAACTTGCAAAAGAAAAAGGGTATATATACGTGAAAACCAGAGAGGAACTCTCAAAAATCTCCGCGGATTCAGATAAAATACTCGCTCTCTTTGCACCAAGTCACCTGGATCCTGCAAGTAGCAGAAAGGAGCAGCCGATGCTCTATGAAATGGTGGAAAAAGCGCTCGAGATACTGTCGAAAGATGATGAACCCTTCTTCCTCATGGTGGAAGGCTCCCAGATAGACTGGGAAGCCCACGATAACGACATCTACGGGGTCTGGAAAGAAGTCGTGGAATTCGACAAAGCCGTTCAGGTGGCGCTCGATTTCGCCCTCAAGAGGGGAGACACCCTCGTCATCGTAACTGCCGACCACGAAACGGGTGGATTAGGGCTTTCTTCGGGCGACTACAGAGTAGATGTGGACAAAATCAGAAACTTCAAAAAAACAACGGACTGGATCATGGCAAATTACTCGCCAAAAGATCGGGAGAAATTCAAAAAGGCCATCGAAGAGTATTTCGGTTTGACTCTTTCTGATGAGGATCTGAACAGGATTTCCATGTCCAAAAATCCAAAGATCGAACTTGGAAGGATCCTGGGAGAAAAGGTTAGCGTTGGGTGGACCACCACAACACATTCAGGAACTCCCGTTCCCATCTTCGCTTTTGGTCCGGGTGCCGAAAACTTCACCGGATTTCTCGACAACACCGAGATTCCAAGGATCATAATGAAACTCACAGGGTACTCTCTTCAGTATCCACTTCTGAAAGAACCCGTAACGAAATGA
- the pheA gene encoding prephenate dehydratase, translating to MKVYVSGKGTLMDALRKELEDSEWQLSESIEDADLIVSSEILEILSSNQRIVDLYPIKEKSIPFYKEKSIRFASIFPVFHGEFAYSEFYVVEKVSDEAIENFLDFLRKLGVVLKDVLWDDYVKLLDRSCAVFYLGSAFRDPFLIDHVSHLLSWEEEKESFLRRGKEVIANLSEGSTPEETPNIVSKVLAALRDPSDITEMRHKIRLIDFILLRFIEERMKVARDVAKEKKKTDSPIVIRDIEEQKIKEILDRTDLNPVRMRRIFEEIMKLAKEEEYRLLGISKTVAVLGPMGSFSDEMAMKLIGSRIPLKYCSTTDEIIEMVEKGEVDYGIVPIENSTYGTVIPVLDALLNHEVEVFGEAKLEIHHCLVAKKKLDLKEIKRIYSHPQAISQSLGFINTYLSHAEIRYTSSTSDAVNLLDDESAAIMSESAAKMYGLLILRRSIQDLKEKNITRFYIIRRKTGKMEGKYTSLFFGVQDRPGSLKAVLDIFASRGINLRKLESRPARTFLGDYVFFVEVEAPLKEEDIRDLERVTAFYKIIGVFDEVEELDVFK from the coding sequence TTGAAAGTTTATGTTTCCGGGAAAGGAACTCTTATGGACGCTTTGAGAAAGGAACTGGAAGATTCAGAGTGGCAGCTTTCCGAATCGATTGAAGACGCGGATCTCATCGTCTCGAGTGAGATTCTCGAGATATTATCTTCGAATCAGAGAATCGTTGATCTCTATCCCATCAAGGAAAAATCAATTCCGTTTTATAAGGAAAAATCGATTCGCTTTGCAAGCATCTTTCCGGTCTTTCACGGAGAATTCGCTTACTCTGAGTTTTATGTTGTTGAGAAGGTCTCCGATGAAGCAATCGAGAACTTTCTTGATTTTCTGAGAAAATTGGGTGTTGTGTTAAAGGACGTGTTATGGGATGATTATGTGAAACTTCTGGACAGGTCGTGTGCTGTTTTCTACCTTGGTTCAGCGTTTCGGGATCCCTTTTTGATCGATCACGTTTCTCATCTTCTTTCTTGGGAGGAAGAGAAGGAATCGTTTCTGAGACGGGGGAAAGAAGTCATTGCAAACCTCAGCGAAGGAAGCACTCCTGAAGAGACACCCAACATCGTCTCAAAAGTCCTCGCTGCTTTGAGAGATCCTTCCGATATCACTGAGATGAGGCACAAAATCAGGTTGATAGATTTCATACTGCTCAGGTTTATCGAAGAGAGAATGAAAGTGGCAAGAGATGTCGCAAAGGAAAAGAAAAAGACAGACTCTCCCATCGTTATAAGGGATATAGAAGAACAGAAGATAAAGGAGATTCTGGACAGGACAGATCTCAATCCTGTTAGAATGAGACGCATATTCGAGGAAATAATGAAGCTTGCCAAAGAAGAGGAGTACAGATTACTTGGAATTTCCAAGACGGTGGCCGTGCTGGGGCCCATGGGAAGTTTCAGTGATGAGATGGCCATGAAACTGATAGGTTCAAGAATACCCCTGAAGTACTGTTCCACAACTGACGAGATCATAGAAATGGTGGAAAAAGGTGAGGTAGATTATGGAATCGTGCCTATTGAGAATTCCACCTATGGAACGGTCATCCCTGTACTGGACGCCTTGCTCAACCACGAAGTGGAGGTGTTTGGTGAGGCAAAGCTCGAGATACACCACTGTCTCGTGGCAAAGAAAAAACTGGATCTGAAGGAGATAAAAAGGATCTACTCTCATCCCCAGGCCATATCTCAGTCTCTTGGATTCATCAACACGTACCTTTCGCACGCTGAGATTCGGTACACTTCTTCGACGAGCGACGCTGTAAACCTCCTGGATGACGAATCCGCTGCCATCATGTCAGAGAGTGCCGCAAAGATGTATGGGTTACTCATACTGAGGAGGAGCATTCAGGACTTGAAAGAAAAGAATATAACGAGGTTCTACATCATAAGAAGGAAAACAGGAAAGATGGAAGGAAAATACACCTCCCTTTTCTTTGGAGTTCAGGACAGACCGGGCTCTTTGAAGGCAGTTCTGGATATCTTCGCAAGCAGAGGAATAAACCTCAGAAAGCTGGAGTCAAGGCCCGCAAGGACGTTCTTGGGAGATTACGTGTTCTTTGTGGAAGTTGAGGCACCTTTGAAAGAAGAGGATATTAGGGACCTGGAAAGGGTCACGGCGTTTTACAAGATCATAGGTGTGTTTGATGAGGTAGAAGAGCTCGATGTGTTCAAATGA
- a CDS encoding DUF4914 family protein produces MKTAILDRFVFSDEVRDIIENAPEIIIPESRKEILDLAIAGRDLFEVGYEVPGKGFVVEATVTRCKNGLVVNYPEPYMRRRDPNALVVGDNLETDKPRFRERFGKEFEPIRQETFEWLKKQELILLPFMAGGYDYGYPAVLIAPKNAGFFVGGLADLQFFVPASEVPENFKPKLYMFLAPPFRHTHFDGKQVVVHYRHNSHYEIFSYNLYPGPSAKKGVYGFLLHVGEKEKWVTAHASAVKVITPYENELVIMHEGASGGGKSEILEEIHREPDGRIKLAENIVTGEKFYMELKQSCVLMPVADDMFMCHPKLQTGKKLVAKDAEAGWFIRVDHITEYGSAPDLERLTIHPPEPLIFLNIYAVPNSTALIWEHIEDEPGKPCPNPRVIIPKRFMKNAVSEPVKVDVRSFGVRTPPCTKEKPTYGIVGLMQILPPALAWLWRLVAPRGHANPSIVSTKGMTSEGVGSFWPFSSGKMVRLANILLEQIIDTPETRYILVPNQYIGAYKVGFMPEWIAREYLSRRGGVRFRPDQLVPSKCSLLGFSLKEMKIEGNTIPKELLQPHLQSEVGEEAYEKGAQELKDFFKRELKKFLTEDLNPVGREIIQCCLDDGSLDDYLKIIPMNF; encoded by the coding sequence GTGAAAACAGCTATTCTCGACAGATTCGTGTTTTCTGACGAAGTTAGAGATATCATAGAAAACGCCCCCGAGATAATAATACCAGAGAGCAGGAAAGAAATACTTGACCTTGCCATAGCCGGTAGAGACCTTTTCGAAGTAGGCTACGAAGTTCCTGGCAAAGGCTTCGTAGTCGAAGCAACAGTTACCCGCTGTAAAAATGGTCTGGTGGTCAATTACCCCGAACCGTACATGAGACGAAGAGACCCAAACGCACTCGTAGTTGGTGACAATCTGGAAACGGACAAGCCGCGTTTCAGAGAAAGATTCGGAAAAGAATTCGAACCTATTCGACAGGAAACCTTCGAGTGGCTGAAAAAACAGGAGTTGATCCTGCTACCTTTCATGGCCGGTGGATACGATTACGGATATCCTGCCGTTCTGATAGCCCCCAAAAACGCCGGGTTCTTCGTTGGCGGTCTTGCCGATCTCCAGTTCTTCGTACCGGCCAGCGAAGTCCCCGAGAATTTCAAACCCAAACTCTACATGTTCTTAGCCCCGCCTTTCAGACACACACACTTCGACGGCAAACAGGTGGTCGTCCACTACAGACACAACTCCCACTATGAGATCTTCTCCTACAATCTTTATCCAGGTCCCAGCGCCAAGAAAGGAGTCTATGGATTTCTTCTCCACGTAGGCGAGAAAGAAAAATGGGTCACCGCGCACGCATCTGCAGTGAAGGTTATCACACCCTACGAAAACGAGCTCGTGATCATGCATGAAGGGGCAAGTGGAGGAGGAAAGAGTGAAATCCTCGAAGAGATACACAGAGAACCGGATGGAAGAATAAAGCTCGCCGAAAACATTGTGACCGGTGAAAAATTCTATATGGAACTGAAACAATCCTGTGTTCTCATGCCTGTAGCGGATGACATGTTTATGTGCCATCCAAAGCTCCAGACGGGAAAGAAACTCGTGGCCAAAGACGCGGAAGCTGGATGGTTCATAAGGGTCGACCACATAACAGAATACGGAAGCGCTCCGGATCTGGAAAGGCTGACCATACATCCGCCTGAACCGCTCATATTCCTCAACATCTACGCCGTTCCAAACTCAACCGCATTGATCTGGGAACACATCGAAGATGAACCAGGAAAACCATGTCCGAACCCGCGTGTCATCATACCGAAACGTTTTATGAAGAACGCGGTTTCCGAACCCGTGAAAGTGGATGTGAGAAGCTTTGGAGTGAGAACTCCTCCTTGCACGAAAGAAAAACCAACGTACGGGATCGTGGGTTTGATGCAGATTCTGCCCCCTGCGCTGGCATGGCTCTGGAGACTGGTAGCACCAAGAGGACACGCAAATCCAAGCATTGTCAGCACCAAAGGTATGACCAGCGAAGGAGTAGGATCCTTCTGGCCCTTCTCTTCTGGAAAAATGGTAAGACTCGCTAACATTCTTCTCGAACAGATCATAGATACACCAGAGACAAGATACATCCTCGTACCAAATCAGTATATCGGCGCTTACAAAGTAGGGTTCATGCCGGAGTGGATTGCAAGAGAGTATCTCTCAAGGAGGGGCGGCGTCAGATTCAGACCAGACCAGCTCGTTCCATCGAAATGTTCGCTCCTCGGTTTTTCTCTCAAAGAGATGAAGATCGAAGGAAACACCATTCCGAAAGAACTTCTGCAGCCACACTTGCAATCCGAAGTAGGTGAGGAAGCTTACGAAAAAGGTGCCCAAGAGTTGAAAGACTTCTTCAAGAGAGAACTGAAAAAATTCCTGACCGAAGACCTGAATCCCGTGGGAAGAGAAATCATCCAGTGCTGTCTCGACGACGGATCTCTCGATGACTATCTCAAGATCATACCGATGAATTTTTAA
- a CDS encoding lactate utilization protein, which produces MSLREELWLWKKEKLAEHVANNLRKKKHEVWIARDREEILERVKELIPEGATVSAGGSLTLADTGVIELLRSGRYNFLDRAAAKTREEVEEIYRKSFWADYYFTSANAITEDGKLVFLDGNGNRVAAVVFGPKNVVVIASVNKVVKDVEEARERLRYISPMNSKRLNLETPCTKTGFCADCSSPQRICDYFLVVESGVRQPGRFKVILTLEDFGL; this is translated from the coding sequence ATGAGCTTGAGAGAGGAACTATGGCTATGGAAAAAAGAGAAACTCGCAGAGCACGTGGCTAACAACTTAAGAAAAAAGAAACATGAGGTATGGATTGCTCGTGATCGTGAAGAAATTCTTGAGAGAGTGAAAGAGCTTATCCCGGAGGGTGCAACGGTATCGGCTGGTGGTTCCCTCACTCTGGCAGATACAGGTGTGATTGAACTTTTGCGCAGCGGCAGGTACAACTTCCTTGACAGGGCAGCTGCCAAAACGAGGGAGGAAGTGGAGGAGATATACAGAAAGAGTTTCTGGGCTGACTATTACTTCACCAGTGCGAATGCCATAACGGAAGATGGAAAATTGGTCTTTCTCGACGGGAACGGTAACAGGGTAGCCGCCGTTGTTTTTGGACCAAAAAACGTGGTTGTGATAGCGAGTGTGAACAAGGTGGTGAAAGACGTAGAGGAGGCGAGAGAAAGGCTGAGATACATCTCTCCGATGAATTCGAAACGACTGAATCTGGAAACACCGTGCACAAAAACAGGATTCTGTGCAGACTGTTCTTCTCCTCAGAGGATCTGTGACTACTTTCTGGTAGTGGAATCTGGGGTGAGACAGCCGGGAAGGTTCAAGGTGATTCTGACGCTGGAAGACTTCGGACTTTAA
- a CDS encoding YceD family protein, translating to MNWKVELSEIEKKKRFFLEGIFDKDGIELDVGFCRFLEPVRVKMVVAKTKDGFTVGGYVHTAIEHPCARCLEPARVEISGVIEALYLPESMRKNVKEEKLESLKNIIYYHETEFDLSERIIEAIVVAVPEKVLCKPDCKGLCPYCGANLNEEPDHKCDKIPVADSRFEILAELKNKLKNEEV from the coding sequence ATGAACTGGAAGGTAGAGCTCTCGGAAATAGAAAAAAAGAAGCGATTCTTTCTAGAAGGCATCTTTGATAAGGACGGTATAGAACTCGATGTGGGTTTCTGCAGATTCTTGGAACCTGTTCGAGTGAAAATGGTCGTTGCAAAGACAAAAGATGGTTTCACAGTCGGTGGATACGTTCACACGGCAATAGAACATCCCTGTGCCAGGTGTCTTGAACCCGCTCGTGTCGAAATAAGTGGAGTTATAGAAGCTCTTTATCTACCGGAAAGCATGAGAAAAAATGTAAAAGAAGAGAAACTTGAATCTTTGAAAAACATCATATACTATCATGAAACGGAATTCGATCTGTCGGAAAGAATCATCGAAGCAATAGTGGTCGCCGTTCCAGAAAAAGTTCTGTGCAAACCGGACTGCAAAGGGTTGTGTCCCTACTGCGGTGCCAACTTGAATGAAGAGCCCGATCATAAATGTGATAAAATTCCTGTGGCTGACAGCAGATTCGAGATCCTTGCTGAGTTAAAAAATAAACTCAAAAACGAGGAGGTATAG
- the rpmF gene encoding 50S ribosomal protein L32, producing the protein MAVPKQKRSRSRTHHKRAKIYRAISVPLEKCPNCGEYKMPHRVCLHCGYYKGKQVLEISE; encoded by the coding sequence ATGGCTGTTCCAAAGCAAAAGAGATCCAGATCGAGAACTCATCACAAGAGAGCGAAGATCTACAGAGCGATAAGCGTACCTCTTGAAAAGTGTCCAAACTGTGGAGAATACAAGATGCCACACAGAGTTTGCCTGCACTGCGGTTACTACAAAGGAAAACAGGTGCTTGAGATATCGGAGTGA